One region of Flavobacterium sp. GSB-24 genomic DNA includes:
- a CDS encoding response regulator yields the protein MNIKHYNLLLADDDEDDCDFFKEALDEIPIETALSTVNDGVQLMDYLKTNALNLPDVLFLDLNMPRKNGLECLAEIKGDEKLKDLPIIIFSTSLDTEIVNNLYKKGASFYIRKPGDFSKLKKVIENALTNASENNFKQPERANFILQP from the coding sequence ATGAATATAAAGCATTACAATCTTTTATTAGCTGATGATGATGAAGATGACTGCGATTTTTTTAAGGAAGCCCTCGATGAGATTCCCATTGAGACCGCTCTTTCCACAGTTAATGACGGTGTGCAGCTGATGGATTATTTAAAAACTAACGCTTTAAACCTTCCAGATGTTCTTTTTCTTGATTTGAATATGCCTCGAAAAAACGGTTTGGAATGTTTAGCAGAAATAAAAGGAGACGAAAAACTGAAAGATCTGCCCATAATAATTTTCTCAACCTCCTTGGATACTGAAATTGTAAACAACTTGTATAAAAAAGGAGCATCATTTTATATTAGGAAACCAGGTGATTTTTCTAAATTAAAAAAAGTTATCGAAAACGCACTGACGAACGCATCAGAGAACAATTTTAAACAGCCCGAAAGAGCAAATTTTATATTGCAACCCTAA
- a CDS encoding PIN-like domain-containing protein, with protein sequence MNILYIDANIFLGFYNSNKPEFKKLLNSVIEVKQKIFFTEQFKNEIDRNKLNIFKHSIDNYIRQISITDISLPEHLDEDDSSPLKFWNISRKKLEKQLKHSNNELMKILNETLLNISSSQDNVSKLLFSLYERSVKPSEDNLIKARYRKEIGNPPGKRNDPLGDQLSWEMLLDIIPKITNLWIISKDQDYYTENKDVLYLNPVLKNDLIRLNPNINIKVFNKLSEALRDFNNKELITSIPSKNDLDRISLSESHIENIDDIDLKIINYLSQGYGIFEMNKILAIKHLSLSQIEKRINNLKNIFNANNTIHLVSITKDMGII encoded by the coding sequence ATGAACATTTTATATATTGATGCAAATATTTTTCTAGGATTCTACAATTCAAATAAACCAGAATTTAAAAAACTACTAAACTCTGTAATAGAAGTTAAACAGAAGATATTTTTTACTGAGCAATTTAAAAATGAAATTGATAGAAATAAACTAAATATTTTTAAGCACTCAATAGACAATTATATAAGACAAATATCAATTACAGATATATCTTTACCAGAACATCTAGATGAAGATGACTCATCTCCATTAAAATTTTGGAATATTTCAAGAAAAAAATTAGAAAAACAACTCAAACATTCTAATAATGAACTCATGAAAATTCTTAATGAAACACTATTAAATATTTCATCATCACAAGATAATGTGTCTAAATTATTATTCTCATTATATGAGAGAAGTGTAAAGCCTTCAGAAGATAATTTAATTAAAGCAAGATATCGAAAAGAAATTGGCAATCCTCCTGGAAAAAGGAATGATCCTCTTGGCGACCAATTATCATGGGAAATGCTTTTAGACATTATACCAAAAATTACTAATTTATGGATTATTTCTAAAGATCAGGATTACTACACTGAAAATAAGGATGTATTATACTTAAACCCTGTTTTAAAAAATGATCTTATTCGTTTAAACCCTAATATCAACATAAAAGTTTTTAATAAACTATCCGAAGCATTAAGAGATTTCAACAATAAAGAATTGATTACATCAATTCCTAGTAAAAATGATTTAGATCGTATTTCGTTATCTGAATCACATATTGAAAATATCGACGATATTGATTTAAAAATTATAAATTATTTATCTCAAGGATATGGAATATTTGAAATGAATAAGATTCTAGCAATTAAGCACCTATCCTTATCACAAATTGAAAAAAGAATAAATAATCTAAAAAATATTTTCAACGCAAATAACACAATTCATTTGGTTTCTATTACAAAAGATATGGGGATTATTTAA
- a CDS encoding tetratricopeptide repeat protein → MPDKIDPNRDNAYKLRDLGIENFKNKNYNSAFYNFNKSKIEFEVLKDSANIVYNLIQMASIQQINGDYYGSKETLTEALPYVKKKDIYTVSINNFFGIADKELAIYNDAVYYYKEAIKDADNNISKFSPLNNIAVVYIEQKKYQNAIEILESILEEKQISKESKARVLDNLGFAYFKIGNPDKGLALMNEGLKIRNQSQDLYAIIGSNLHLADFYSKTNISKSNEYAAKAYEIATKLHSIDERLKALSFLISNDSDNQNDYAKKFIFLNDSIIKIRNNFKNKFAKIKYDSKKEKEENQKLRLEKAENLVALKDAENERNIFIACFVVFIFLLAYFKKQYDTQNRIKNIKTAYDTETRIAKDIHDGLANDVFHAITYTQTQPLASENSKENLLQKLDHIYTRVRGISRENNDIDTGPNYPNNLKEMLSTYNSSNTNVIINNIEKVNWDSLEDLKKIAIQRVLHELMVNMKKHSEATLVVLKFDNTENKLLIQYTDNGKGCEKSQIIKNGLQNMENRILAIKGTITFETEPDKGFKVKITLPK, encoded by the coding sequence GTGCCCGATAAAATTGATCCTAATCGGGACAATGCTTACAAACTACGAGATCTAGGTATTGAAAATTTTAAAAACAAAAACTATAATAGTGCTTTTTACAACTTTAATAAATCAAAAATAGAATTTGAAGTTTTAAAGGATAGTGCCAATATTGTTTACAATTTAATTCAAATGGCTTCTATCCAACAAATAAATGGGGACTATTATGGAAGTAAAGAGACATTAACAGAAGCACTACCCTACGTTAAAAAGAAAGACATTTACACCGTTTCTATTAATAACTTTTTTGGAATTGCAGATAAAGAACTTGCTATTTACAATGATGCCGTTTACTATTACAAGGAAGCTATTAAAGATGCTGACAATAACATTTCGAAATTTTCTCCTTTAAATAATATAGCCGTTGTTTATATTGAGCAGAAAAAATATCAAAATGCAATCGAAATTTTAGAATCGATTTTAGAAGAAAAACAAATTTCAAAAGAAAGTAAAGCTCGGGTTTTAGACAATCTTGGTTTTGCCTATTTTAAAATTGGCAATCCCGACAAAGGTCTTGCTTTAATGAATGAGGGACTGAAAATTAGAAATCAATCTCAAGATTTATATGCAATTATTGGAAGTAATCTTCATCTGGCAGATTTTTATTCCAAAACCAACATTTCCAAATCAAACGAATATGCTGCAAAAGCTTATGAAATAGCGACAAAACTTCATAGTATTGACGAACGTTTAAAAGCATTATCCTTTTTGATTTCGAATGACTCCGATAATCAAAACGATTATGCCAAAAAATTCATTTTTTTAAATGACAGCATCATCAAAATTCGAAATAATTTTAAGAACAAATTTGCCAAAATTAAATACGATTCTAAAAAAGAAAAAGAAGAAAACCAAAAGCTTCGTTTAGAAAAAGCAGAGAATTTAGTAGCTCTTAAAGATGCTGAAAACGAGAGAAACATATTTATTGCTTGTTTTGTCGTTTTTATATTCTTACTTGCTTATTTCAAAAAACAGTATGACACCCAAAATCGAATAAAAAACATTAAAACGGCTTATGATACCGAAACCAGAATTGCAAAAGATATTCACGACGGACTAGCCAATGATGTTTTTCACGCTATTACTTACACACAAACTCAGCCTTTAGCCAGCGAAAACAGCAAAGAAAACCTACTGCAAAAACTTGATCATATTTATACACGTGTACGAGGTATTTCCAGAGAAAACAATGATATTGATACGGGACCCAATTACCCGAATAATTTAAAAGAAATGCTTTCTACCTATAATAGCAGTAATACAAATGTTATTATTAATAATATCGAAAAAGTAAATTGGGATTCGCTAGAAGATTTAAAAAAGATTGCCATTCAACGTGTATTACATGAGCTCATGGTCAATATGAAAAAGCACAGTGAAGCTACATTAGTAGTTTTGAAATTTGACAACACCGAAAATAAATTATTAATCCAATACACTGATAACGGAAAAGGCTGTGAAAAATCGCAAATTATAAAAAATGGTTTGCAAAATATGGAAAACCGTATTTTAGCCATAAAAGGAACTATTACTTTTGAAACTGAGCCGGATAAAGGTTTTAAAGTAAAAATAACACTGCCTAAATAA
- a CDS encoding PAS domain S-box protein produces MNRKKKEHYFLSEGGEMGSLIRSKDWSKTPLGDPEKWPQSLKTMTAMMLNNPFGMYIAWGKNYTQLYNDAFLPILGATKHPEALGGSPEITFAEIWDTTGPMLADVMKGKAVSYPDFKVFLSRNGYTEECFFDFSYSPIKIEDGSIGGILVTVVETTDKKIVADALQQSNARFVNNIMQAPIAMCIFRGDNYVVEIANEQMIELWGANAEKIINRPIFETFPEFKEQGLDEILQNVYQNGKKITTNERSVQLNRNGQTENTYINFVYEALRESDGTISGVVAIATEVTAQVLARSKVEESEQKIRQLVENAPFPIAVYVGKEMRIELANESIIKIWGKGNDVIGKTYKEILPELHNQSVFEQVAMVYETGQSFHSKNTRIDIVIDNVLQPFYFNYSFTPLYDTNGKIYAVMNTAAELTDLYLAKQIIEENEQNLSSMVHQAPIGICLLDTDTLISEIVNDSFVEVAGKTYDEIAGKYYWDAFAEVKPFYEKELQKVIIEGIPFHANEVEMVLIRHGKKEKIYVTFVYSPLKNIEGKVTKIAIWVLDNTAQVTARQEIEEADKRFRNTVKQAPVGITILRGPQHVVEMANESYLKLVAREESTFVGRPLFDSLPEVKDTVGSLLDNVFTTGIPYYGNEMPIPLNRYGKQEICYFDFLYHPLREENGEITGIIVTVTEVSEKVETRKKIEHNEDRLKIVVEASELGTWELNVKTRVPAYSQRYLEVIGGYKEDVSLTHEELLAHLHPDDMHIRNKAFKDALTNGLLHYEARVIWIDQSIHWVEGKGKLFYDENNEPEKLIGTVRDITEEKKYQQKIEDSEKKLRNLIMQSPVPKAILRGNNFVIEMANFALLNNIWKKGEADVQGKNILELFPELKEQKYAELLKKVYESGETYSEYESLLFINDLNSVNQFYVDFEFAPLRESDNSISGIRMTLIDVTEKVEARKKIEESEKRFRSLTESIPQLIWETDAEGNSLFTSGRWQEYTGIHPDLDDSWQSMVHPDDFEENIKIWKHSLATGELYRCDVRMRRKDGSYRWHTAIGEPIYDLNNKIIKWVGAFTDIHTEKAFTHELEQQVTARTRELIQINESLQKSEERYHLMVEEVQEYSILYLNPEGIVENWNVGAEKIKGYKAEEIVGKYFAIFYTKEDQENHLPEKLLQIAREKGKAIHEGWRARKNGNLFWASVVITAVHNKQGEVIGFSKVTHDLTEKKRADDTLKMNALELEQKNNELEEMNKELQSFAYISSHDLQEPLRKIQTFASQIMEKESENLSESGKDKFRRMQNAAQRMQTLINDLLAYSRTNVQERVFEKTELSKIINEVKEDLKEELEQKSAIIEMGQTSEVDIIPFQFKQLLYNLISNSLKFSNPEIPTVIKINSEIKTGKEFKNEKLIPAKNYCHIKVSDNGIGFDSQYNKKIFEVFQRLHGRDHYNGTGIGLAIVKKIVENHNGFISASGVQNEGASFDIYIPVS; encoded by the coding sequence ATGAACCGAAAAAAAAAGGAACATTATTTTCTGTCCGAAGGAGGAGAAATGGGCAGTTTGATACGTTCTAAGGATTGGAGCAAAACGCCTTTGGGCGATCCTGAAAAATGGCCGCAAAGTTTAAAAACTATGACGGCAATGATGCTTAATAATCCTTTTGGGATGTACATTGCTTGGGGAAAAAATTATACTCAATTATACAATGATGCTTTTCTGCCAATTTTGGGCGCAACCAAACATCCAGAAGCATTAGGTGGAAGTCCTGAAATTACTTTTGCCGAAATCTGGGATACAACCGGTCCGATGCTCGCCGATGTAATGAAAGGAAAAGCAGTAAGCTATCCCGATTTTAAAGTATTTCTATCTAGAAATGGGTATACAGAAGAATGCTTCTTTGATTTTTCATACAGTCCAATAAAAATAGAAGACGGATCTATTGGCGGTATTTTAGTTACCGTAGTCGAAACTACAGACAAGAAAATTGTTGCAGATGCTTTACAGCAAAGCAATGCTCGATTTGTAAACAATATTATGCAGGCTCCAATTGCAATGTGCATTTTTAGAGGCGATAATTATGTGGTTGAAATTGCCAATGAGCAAATGATCGAACTCTGGGGAGCAAATGCAGAAAAAATAATCAATCGACCTATTTTTGAAACTTTTCCCGAATTTAAAGAACAAGGTCTCGATGAAATTCTTCAAAACGTTTATCAAAACGGAAAAAAAATCACGACTAATGAACGTTCTGTTCAATTAAATAGAAATGGTCAAACCGAAAACACTTATATCAATTTTGTATATGAAGCGCTTAGGGAAAGTGACGGCACTATTTCTGGTGTTGTGGCAATTGCTACCGAAGTAACGGCTCAGGTTTTGGCTCGTTCAAAAGTCGAAGAAAGTGAACAAAAGATAAGACAATTGGTCGAAAATGCTCCTTTTCCTATCGCAGTATATGTTGGTAAAGAAATGCGCATTGAACTTGCCAATGAATCAATTATAAAAATTTGGGGAAAAGGTAACGACGTAATCGGTAAAACGTACAAAGAAATTCTTCCGGAGCTGCATAATCAATCTGTATTTGAACAAGTGGCAATGGTTTATGAAACCGGACAATCTTTCCATTCTAAAAATACACGAATCGATATTGTAATAGATAATGTATTGCAGCCATTCTACTTCAATTATAGTTTTACACCACTGTACGATACAAATGGTAAAATTTATGCGGTAATGAATACTGCTGCAGAATTGACAGATTTGTATTTGGCCAAACAAATAATTGAAGAAAACGAACAAAATTTAAGCAGCATGGTGCATCAAGCACCAATTGGCATTTGTTTACTTGATACTGATACTTTGATAAGCGAAATTGTAAATGACAGTTTTGTAGAAGTCGCTGGAAAAACTTACGATGAAATTGCTGGAAAATATTACTGGGATGCTTTTGCAGAAGTTAAACCTTTTTATGAAAAAGAACTGCAGAAAGTAATTATAGAAGGAATTCCTTTTCATGCCAATGAAGTGGAAATGGTATTAATCAGGCATGGCAAAAAAGAAAAAATATACGTAACTTTTGTTTACTCTCCACTAAAAAACATAGAAGGCAAAGTAACTAAAATCGCAATTTGGGTTCTAGACAACACAGCGCAAGTCACTGCCAGACAAGAAATTGAAGAAGCAGATAAACGCTTTAGAAACACCGTTAAACAAGCTCCTGTAGGAATTACAATTTTACGCGGACCTCAGCATGTGGTAGAAATGGCGAATGAGTCTTATCTAAAATTGGTTGCACGCGAAGAAAGTACTTTTGTGGGCAGACCTCTGTTTGATTCGTTACCTGAAGTAAAAGATACTGTTGGCTCTCTTTTAGATAATGTTTTTACTACTGGAATTCCTTATTATGGAAACGAAATGCCTATTCCATTAAACCGATATGGAAAACAAGAAATTTGCTATTTTGATTTTCTTTATCATCCGCTAAGAGAAGAAAATGGAGAAATTACGGGTATTATCGTAACCGTAACTGAAGTTAGTGAAAAAGTAGAAACCCGTAAAAAAATTGAACATAACGAAGATCGGCTTAAAATTGTTGTTGAAGCCAGTGAACTTGGAACTTGGGAATTAAATGTCAAAACTAGAGTTCCTGCTTATTCTCAACGTTATCTTGAAGTTATTGGCGGTTACAAAGAAGATGTTTCTTTAACACATGAAGAATTATTGGCACATCTTCATCCAGATGATATGCATATTCGAAACAAAGCATTTAAAGATGCTTTAACTAATGGTTTGCTGCATTATGAAGCTCGCGTAATCTGGATCGATCAATCTATACATTGGGTAGAAGGAAAAGGCAAACTTTTTTATGATGAAAATAATGAACCCGAAAAACTAATTGGAACGGTCAGGGATATAACAGAAGAGAAAAAATACCAGCAGAAAATTGAAGATAGCGAAAAAAAATTACGCAATCTTATTATGCAGTCTCCAGTTCCTAAGGCCATTTTAAGAGGAAATAATTTTGTAATCGAAATGGCCAATTTTGCTCTTCTGAATAATATTTGGAAAAAAGGAGAAGCTGATGTTCAAGGAAAAAATATTTTAGAATTATTTCCAGAACTTAAAGAACAGAAATACGCCGAATTACTAAAGAAAGTTTACGAATCTGGAGAAACTTATTCTGAATACGAATCGCTGCTTTTTATTAATGATCTAAATTCTGTTAATCAATTTTATGTTGATTTTGAATTTGCACCGCTCCGCGAAAGCGATAATTCTATTTCTGGAATTAGAATGACACTTATTGATGTTACAGAAAAAGTAGAAGCCCGAAAAAAAATCGAAGAAAGCGAGAAAAGATTCCGTTCTCTAACCGAAAGTATTCCGCAGCTAATATGGGAAACAGATGCAGAAGGTAATTCTTTGTTTACTTCTGGAAGATGGCAGGAATATACTGGTATTCACCCAGATCTCGACGACTCGTGGCAGTCTATGGTACATCCAGATGATTTTGAAGAAAATATCAAAATCTGGAAACATTCGCTTGCAACAGGAGAATTATATCGATGCGATGTTAGAATGCGAAGAAAAGATGGAAGTTATAGATGGCATACAGCTATTGGAGAACCAATTTACGATTTAAATAATAAAATTATAAAATGGGTGGGAGCCTTTACAGATATTCATACTGAAAAAGCATTTACACATGAACTTGAGCAGCAAGTTACAGCGAGAACAAGAGAATTAATTCAGATCAACGAATCGCTTCAAAAAAGTGAAGAACGTTATCATTTAATGGTTGAAGAAGTTCAGGAATATTCTATTTTATATTTAAATCCAGAAGGAATTGTTGAAAATTGGAATGTTGGGGCTGAAAAGATAAAAGGTTACAAAGCAGAAGAAATTGTTGGTAAATATTTTGCCATTTTTTATACCAAAGAAGATCAAGAAAATCACCTTCCAGAAAAACTTTTACAAATCGCGAGAGAAAAAGGAAAAGCAATTCATGAAGGCTGGCGTGCACGAAAAAATGGAAATTTATTTTGGGCAAGCGTTGTGATCACAGCGGTTCATAATAAACAAGGTGAGGTTATTGGTTTTTCGAAAGTGACGCATGATTTAACAGAGAAAAAAAGAGCTGATGATACATTAAAAATGAATGCTTTGGAATTGGAGCAAAAAAACAATGAACTGGAAGAAATGAATAAAGAACTTCAGTCATTTGCATATATTTCAAGTCATGATTTGCAGGAACCGCTTCGTAAAATCCAGACTTTTGCTTCTCAGATTATGGAAAAAGAATCTGAAAATTTATCTGAAAGCGGAAAAGATAAATTTAGAAGAATGCAAAATGCCGCGCAGCGAATGCAGACTCTAATTAATGATTTACTAGCTTATTCTAGAACTAATGTTCAAGAACGTGTATTTGAAAAAACAGAACTTTCTAAGATAATCAACGAAGTAAAAGAGGATTTAAAAGAAGAATTGGAACAAAAAAGTGCCATTATCGAAATGGGACAAACATCAGAAGTTGATATTATTCCGTTTCAATTCAAACAATTGTTGTACAATTTGATAAGTAATTCATTAAAGTTTTCAAATCCAGAAATTCCAACTGTCATTAAAATTAACAGCGAAATTAAAACTGGAAAAGAATTTAAAAATGAGAAACTCATTCCAGCTAAAAACTATTGCCATATTAAAGTGTCAGACAACGGAATTGGTTTTGACTCTCAATACAATAAAAAAATATTTGAAGTTTTCCAGCGACTACATGGCCGAGACCATTATAACGGAACTGGAATTGGCTTAGCAATTGTGAAGAAAATCGTAGAAAACCATAACGGATTTATAAGTGCTTCGGGCGTACAAAACGAAGGAGCTTCTTTCGATATTTATATTCCGGTAAGCTAA
- a CDS encoding response regulator, which produces MFKKVIIAEDFEEFNLAVKQTLSDFNIVNFQHAKYCDDAFLKIRRAIQDNEPYDLLISDLSFKKDHREVKIGNGDELIQKVRELQPDIKIIAYSIEDKNARIKSLFEDSEINAFVLKGRNSIEELKKALTIISASDQKFISPEVASALQEKGNYEIDDVDIKILKYLSDGTSQDEIIEIFKNSDIKPNSKSAMEKRLAKLKDFFKANNTVHLVSITKDMGII; this is translated from the coding sequence ATGTTTAAAAAAGTAATAATAGCTGAGGATTTTGAAGAATTCAATTTAGCTGTAAAACAAACTTTGAGTGATTTCAACATTGTCAATTTTCAACACGCAAAATATTGTGATGACGCTTTTCTAAAGATAAGAAGAGCCATTCAGGATAATGAACCATACGATTTATTAATTAGTGATCTTTCGTTTAAAAAAGATCATCGCGAAGTAAAAATCGGGAATGGCGACGAGCTAATTCAAAAAGTTCGCGAATTACAGCCTGATATTAAAATCATTGCGTATTCGATTGAAGATAAAAATGCTCGCATAAAATCACTTTTTGAAGATTCTGAAATTAATGCTTTTGTGCTAAAAGGCAGAAATAGTATCGAGGAGCTCAAAAAAGCGCTTACCATAATTTCGGCCTCCGATCAAAAATTCATTTCACCCGAAGTTGCTTCTGCGCTTCAGGAAAAAGGGAACTACGAAATAGACGATGTCGACATTAAAATTCTAAAATATTTATCCGACGGAACTTCTCAAGATGAAATCATCGAGATTTTTAAAAACAGTGATATAAAACCGAATAGCAAAAGTGCAATGGAAAAAAGATTAGCAAAACTAAAAGACTTTTTCAAAGCAAATAACACCGTTCATTTGGTTTCAATTACAAAAGATATGGGGATTATTTAA
- a CDS encoding ATP-binding protein yields MNLNDLTVIDTEKIALDDLFFSNENKSALLQIIKEHQYFEELKKYNLKVDNKILLHGSSGCGKTTTAKAIANTLNKKIIIVNLSTIIDSRIGETSKNLKAIFDKAIRERAVLFLDEFDQIGKSRDSDDKDVGEMRRLVNTIIQLFDYFPSDSLLICATNHYEIIDSALLRRFQLRLKYEMPSENQLNIYYDKILDTFPEHFQNIERRYAISYAEALDYINTAMKKQIIAALDSNNNK; encoded by the coding sequence ATGAACCTGAATGATCTTACCGTAATCGATACCGAAAAAATTGCTTTAGATGATTTATTCTTTAGTAATGAAAACAAATCTGCCCTGCTTCAGATTATTAAAGAACATCAATATTTTGAGGAATTAAAGAAATACAATCTTAAAGTTGATAATAAGATTTTATTGCATGGAAGTTCTGGCTGCGGTAAAACTACGACGGCAAAAGCAATTGCAAATACTTTAAACAAAAAGATTATAATTGTCAACCTCAGCACTATAATCGACTCTAGAATTGGTGAAACTTCTAAAAACTTAAAAGCAATTTTTGATAAAGCCATTCGCGAAAGAGCCGTTTTATTTTTAGATGAATTTGACCAAATTGGTAAAAGTCGCGACAGCGATGATAAAGATGTCGGCGAAATGAGACGATTGGTGAATACTATAATTCAGCTTTTTGATTATTTCCCTTCTGATAGTTTACTGATTTGTGCCACGAATCATTACGAAATAATCGACAGCGCTTTATTAAGAAGATTTCAGCTTCGTTTGAAATATGAAATGCCATCTGAAAACCAGCTAAATATTTATTACGATAAAATTTTAGACACTTTTCCAGAGCATTTTCAGAATATAGAAAGACGTTATGCTATTTCCTATGCTGAAGCTTTAGATTACATTAATACTGCGATGAAAAAGCAGATTATTGCTGCTTTAGATTCAAATAATAACAAATAA
- a CDS encoding lipocalin family protein produces MKIRSILLGMLCIGFFATSCSSDDNEGETIVPLQGKYNLSQTGTIINGQEVLVDAPQNASGCNRDYLDLRLSNAAVYGDYDGSNCALVETTGTYVRSHNDLTLTIGGVTTTSDIMNLTNKELKIKDKTTGIITVYTR; encoded by the coding sequence ATGAAAATTAGATCAATATTATTAGGGATGCTATGCATCGGTTTTTTCGCAACGTCTTGTAGCAGCGATGATAACGAAGGAGAAACAATTGTTCCATTACAAGGAAAATACAACCTTAGTCAAACAGGAACAATTATTAACGGACAGGAGGTCTTAGTTGACGCTCCACAAAACGCAAGTGGATGTAATAGAGATTATTTAGATCTTAGATTGAGTAATGCAGCAGTTTACGGTGACTATGATGGAAGTAACTGTGCCCTAGTAGAAACTACAGGAACTTATGTAAGATCTCATAATGATTTAACTCTTACTATTGGTGGTGTTACTACGACTAGTGATATTATGAACCTTACAAACAAAGAATTGAAAATTAAAGACAAAACAACTGGTATTATTACAGTTTACACTAGATAA
- a CDS encoding glycosyltransferase family 2 protein, with the protein MESETIISEQFYSNSSSVISEKALNSSFFGTKEKSQKIHVERPTSPFGLAVLIATFLLMIAGVYLVVQLQDDFEQFHFERIASTWGLPFLIITTILFLYQTGVFLYSSYLYLRYKAIPSVSDDLLPTCTIIVPAYNEGKLVWDTLMSLAESDYPAEKLQLLAIDDGSKDDTWYWMQEAKAKLGDRVTIFQQPKNAGKRHALYRGFKLGTGEIFVTVDSDSIVKKDTLRNLVSPFVVNKKCGAVAGNVQVLNNKKAILPKMLNVSFVMSFEFQRSAESEAGAVLCTPGALAAYRRDAVFNCLPEWINQTFMGQPSDIGEDRAMTNMILKQGFHVLFQRNAVVLTNVPEDYKGLYKMFIRWSRSNVRENLMMAKYAFKDFRKESKFGARLFFLNQSFKILMTYPFLLFMFFFIAVHPVLFLSSTLMAILIFSSFTMLFYAKRYTLAESFWAYSYSLFYTFSLFWIAPYAIATASKRGWLTRGL; encoded by the coding sequence ATGGAAAGCGAAACAATTATCTCAGAACAATTTTACTCGAACAGCAGTTCGGTTATCAGCGAAAAAGCATTAAACAGTTCTTTTTTTGGAACTAAAGAAAAATCACAAAAAATACACGTAGAAAGACCAACAAGTCCTTTTGGATTAGCAGTTCTTATTGCAACATTTTTATTAATGATTGCAGGTGTGTATTTGGTAGTTCAATTACAAGACGATTTTGAACAATTCCACTTTGAAAGAATTGCTTCAACTTGGGGACTGCCATTTTTAATCATAACTACAATTTTATTCTTATACCAAACAGGAGTTTTCTTGTACAGTTCTTATTTATATTTAAGATATAAAGCAATTCCATCTGTATCAGACGATTTACTGCCTACTTGTACGATTATCGTTCCAGCTTATAATGAAGGAAAATTAGTTTGGGATACTTTAATGAGTCTTGCAGAAAGCGATTATCCAGCAGAAAAATTACAGCTTTTAGCAATTGACGATGGAAGTAAAGATGATACTTGGTATTGGATGCAGGAAGCAAAAGCAAAATTAGGAGATCGTGTAACTATTTTTCAACAACCTAAAAATGCAGGTAAACGCCATGCTTTATACAGAGGATTTAAATTAGGAACAGGTGAAATTTTTGTAACAGTAGATAGTGATTCTATCGTTAAAAAAGATACTTTAAGAAATTTAGTAAGTCCGTTTGTAGTAAACAAAAAATGCGGTGCTGTTGCAGGAAACGTTCAGGTTTTGAATAATAAAAAAGCTATTTTACCAAAAATGCTGAATGTAAGCTTCGTAATGAGTTTTGAATTTCAACGTTCTGCAGAAAGTGAAGCAGGTGCAGTATTATGTACTCCTGGAGCTTTAGCAGCCTATAGAAGAGATGCAGTATTTAATTGTCTGCCAGAATGGATCAACCAAACTTTTATGGGACAGCCTTCAGATATTGGAGAAGATCGTGCTATGACAAATATGATCTTGAAACAAGGTTTTCATGTATTGTTTCAAAGAAATGCAGTTGTGTTGACTAATGTTCCAGAAGACTATAAAGGATTATACAAAATGTTTATCAGATGGAGCAGAAGCAATGTTCGTGAAAATCTTATGATGGCTAAATATGCTTTTAAAGATTTTAGAAAAGAATCAAAATTTGGAGCAAGACTTTTCTTTTTAAATCAGTCTTTCAAAATTTTAATGACATATCCGTTCCTATTATTTATGTTCTTCTTTATTGCGGTACACCCAGTATTATTTTTAAGCTCGACCTTAATGGCAATTTTGATTTTCTCTAGTTTCACAATGCTATTTTATGCAAAAAGATATACGCTTGCAGAATCTTTCTGGGCATATTCATACAGCCTTTTTTACACTTTCAGTTTGTTCTGGATTGCGCCTTATGCGATAGCAACTGCCAGCAAAAGAGGATGGTTAACAAGAGGATTGTAA